In the Wyeomyia smithii strain HCP4-BCI-WySm-NY-G18 chromosome 2, ASM2978416v1, whole genome shotgun sequence genome, one interval contains:
- the LOC129724398 gene encoding E3 ubiquitin-protein ligase ZNF598 — MANYNSNTSYRERRGGHGGGSQKHYQPQQQRQTSKRSTPSESESNEPVCVVCFKPIQYYAIGECDHLCCFECSTRIRVLCRQNDCPICRRDLAKVIFSKILAPYKELDVRNRSGLYDKKYRICFTDGEVQQAFFELLDNRCPRCEEKNFPKFEMLREHVRKAHELFYCDICTEHLKIFSSERRCYSRQDLAIHRRVGDPDNVGHRGHPLCEYCDKRFLDKDELFRHLRKEHFFCHFCDADGTNYFYGDYDTLRDHFRQEHFLCEEGECEQEQFTAVFRTEIDLRAHRASAHGKSMNKLANKQTRTLELEFTYAPRGGGGGPGAGPIGGGSGGGRHHHGRGGGGAGGSGGGGGGGNRGGGSGVYDSQREFDTLLSDPSPTQHPPKRIDASSEQDFPSLGGTSANPVFRPNNVSIRQRVFGVAGLARTKENFPALGSEGGEGSGSTSLNEGFSSKITASSLLKPSQPSGGSSGNGGGAGGGANGRNQPSTSMMIHVSNRPPSGTAGGKSGSNGGKKPSTADFPALPGTTRPGSKISDLYNDMEATSNGMVNLNAMSAKHRALADDYVSVSSMVSKVATVAANKESKKPPIQQNVVPSVNSTKAFPTLSESGIGKSGSGTTTKPAQWVVANKVNASSFATSGGNTGAANVSAKKKPAPAPNLKEEGTFVNLNALTGKKSGNGGGVVENSSGSANSNNNDNKNNNDQSQQQQGGKNKAKDRAKANSNGSNGDTRHHQQKDIENIPSGENFPALGNQQVTDFALANLGGGGGPKRGPPGFENVSANNNNSVRKIPAPPPGFSNVTLNSVARNINNLTFTSSSGESYNILPSAYNYVAPSNASKRNQNLVTHFQRALKKPDALAEFRTISQMFRDGVYNPAPYYEHCKAALGDRFTEIFPELLALLPNITKQQELYLVYCQDQKNIAQKSAGSGGSAKGAKSTVAQPLEVCQVCKQVLVRDDLTEHFQSHYMENNFPKLSANGKSAEVSAAWRK, encoded by the exons ATGGCTAACTATAACTCGAATACTTCTTATCGTGAGCGTCGCGGTGGCCACGGAGGCGGCAGTCAGAAGCATTACCAGCCACAGCAGCAACGACAAACTAGCAAGCGGTCGACACCGTCGGAATCGGAATCGAACGAACCAGTTTGTGTGGTTTGCTTCAAGCCTATACAGTACTATGCCATCGGGGAGTGCGACCATCTGTGTTGCTTCGAGTGCTCAACCCGGATACGGGTGCTCTGCCGACAGAATGATTGTCCAATTTGTCGGCGGGATTTGGCCAAGGTAATCTTTTCGAAAATACTGGCCCCGTACAAGGAGCTGGACGTGCGCAATCGGTCTGGGCTGTACGATAAAAAGTATCGAATTTGTTTTACGGACGGCGAAGTGCAGCAGGCCTTCTTCGAACTGCTGGACAACAGGTGTCCCAG ATGCGAAGAGAAAAACTTCCCCAAATTCGAGATGCTTCGGGAGCACGTTCGGAAGGCACATGAGCTGTTCTACTGTGACATCTGCACCGAACATCTGAAGATCTTCTCATCGGAGCGCCGCTGCTATTCGCGACAAGATTTGGCCATTCATAGGCGCGTCGGCGACCCGGATAACGTCGGTCATCGGGGCCATCCACTGTGCGAGTACTGCGACAAACGGTTCCTGGATAAAGACGAGCTGTTTCGGCATCTGCGAAAGGAGCACTTCTTTTGCCACTTCTGCGACGCCGATGGGACGAACTACTTCTATGG AGACTATGACACGCTTCGGGATCATTTCCGTCAGGAGCACTTTCTCTGTGAGGAAGGTGAATGCGAACAGGAACAGTTTACGGCTGTCTTTCGTACTGAGATTGATCTGCGCGCGCATCGGGCCTCCGCTCACGGGAAAAGTATGAATAAATTGGCCAATAAGCAAACACGGACTCTAGAGTTAGAATTTACCTATGCGCCAAGAGGTGGTGGCGGTGGTCCTGGGGCAGGCCCCATAGGAGGCGGATCCGGTGGTGGACGACATCATCATGGCCGAGGCGGTGGTGGAGCTGGTGGGTCcggtggaggaggaggaggtggCAATCGTGGTGGAGGTAGTGGAGTTTATGATAGTCAGAGGGAATTTGATACGCTTCTTAGTGATCCGTCGCCTACTCAGCATCCTCCTAAACGGATAGATGCTAGCAGTGAGCAAGACTTTCCTTCGCTGGGAGGAACCAGTGCGAATCCCGTGTTTCGGCCGAACAATGTTTCCATCCGACAGCGAGTGTTTGGTGTTGCCGGTTTGGCCAGAACGAAAGAGAACTTTCCCGCCCTCGGATCCGAGGGTGGAGAGGGTTCCGGATCAACCAGCTTGAATGAGGGCTTCAGCAGTAAGATTACTGCTAGTTCGCTTCTGAAACCTAGTCAACCGAGCGGTGGCAGCAGTGGAAATGGTGGTGGTGCTGGCGGCGGTGCCAATGGACGAAATCAACCCAGTACCAGTATGATGATCCATGTGTCAAATCGCCCACCGAGTGGAACAGCAGGTGGAAAATCTGGCTCGAATGGCGGAAAAAAACCCAGCACGGCTGATTTTCCGGCGCTACCAG GAACAACCCGGCCAGGGAGTAAAATATCGGACCTCTATAACGACATGGAAGCCACCAGCAATGGAATGGTCAATCTGAATGCGATGTCAGCGAAGCACCGTGCACTAGCGGATGATTACGTGTCCGTATCGAGTATGGTTTCGAAGGTGGCCACCGTTGCTGCTAACAAGGAGAGCAAAAAGCCACCGATCCAGCAGAATGTGGTACCAAGTGTGAACTCAACGAAGGCGTTTCCCACCTTGTCAGAGTCAGGCATCGGAAAGTCCGGCTCGGGAACAACGACAAAACCTGCCCAGTGGGTGGTTGCCAATAAGGTGAACGCATCCTCGTTTGCTACGTCCGGTGGAAACACGGGTGCAGCGAATGTGTCCGCGAAAAAGAAACCAGCTCCTGCGCCGAATTTAAAAGAAGAAGGGACCTTTGTTAATCTGAATGCTCTCACCGGAAAGAAATCTGGTAACGGAGGAGGAGTAGTAGAGAATAGTTCTGGTTCCGCAAACTCTAATAACAACGACAATAAGAACAATAATGATCAATCTCAACAACAGCAGGGTGGCAAAAATAAAGCCAAAGACAGAGCAAAGGCCAATTCGAACGGTTCCAATGGTGATACTCGGCACCATCAACAgaaggatattgaaaatattcCGAGCGGAGAGAATTTCCCTGCACTGGGTAACCAGCAAGTAACGGACTTCGCACTGGCGAATCTCGGCGGCGGTGGTGGCCCTAAGCGAGGTCCTCCTGGATTTGAGAATGTGAgtgcgaacaacaacaacagcgtTCGGAAAATTCCAGCGCCTCCACCGGGATTTAGCAATGTGACCCTGAACTCTGTGGCAAGGAATATCAACAATTTGACTTTCACTAGCTCTAGCGGCGAAAGTTATAACATTTTGCCAAGCGCGTATAATTACGTGGCTCCATCCAATGCGAGCAAGAGGAATCAG AACTTAGTGACTCACTTTCAACGTGCTTTGAAAAAGCCGGATGCGTTGGCCGAATTCCGTACCATTTCTCAGATGTTCCGAGATGGTGTGTACAATCCGGCACCGTATTACGAACATTGTAAAGCTGCTTTAGGTGATCGTTTTACTGAGATTTTTCCGGAACTTTTGGCATTGTTGCCAAACATCACCAAGCAACAG gaaCTTTACCTGGTGTACTGCCAGGATCAGAAAAACATAGCTCAGAAAAGTGCCGGCTCCGGTGGGTCGGCCAAGGGTGCCAAGTCCACCGTTGCTCAGCCGCTGGAAGTGTGCCAGGTGTGCAAGCAGGTTCTGGTGCGGGACGATTTAACCGAGCACTTCCAGTCACACTACATGGAGAACAACTTTCCGAAACTCAGTGCCAACGGCAAGTCGGCCGAGGTATCCGCCGCATGGCGGAAATAA